From a single Bacillus pseudomycoides DSM 12442 genomic region:
- a CDS encoding RNA polymerase sigma factor, whose product MEHKVIENCNHDEIDNVIREHWQDVWNYSFIITKDTHLSDDITQEVFIKVFKKWDSFRNESSVKTWLLKITRNTALNYLKSSYFKRISLVSFFRHDKEYPSAEKQFLQKETMNEVWDTVLNLPQKHREVLILDAKYELSYDEIAETLGVSIGTVKSRLHRARARVSKILSEDEL is encoded by the coding sequence ATGGAACATAAGGTTATTGAAAATTGCAATCATGATGAAATTGATAATGTTATAAGAGAACATTGGCAAGACGTATGGAATTATTCATTCATTATTACAAAAGATACACATTTATCAGATGATATAACGCAAGAGGTGTTTATAAAAGTATTTAAAAAGTGGGATTCATTTCGGAATGAGTCCTCTGTTAAGACATGGTTATTAAAAATTACAAGGAATACAGCTTTAAATTATTTAAAGTCCTCCTATTTTAAGAGGATTTCTTTAGTAAGTTTTTTTCGACATGATAAGGAATATCCGTCAGCAGAAAAACAATTTTTACAAAAAGAAACTATGAATGAAGTTTGGGACACCGTATTAAATTTGCCCCAAAAACATCGTGAAGTATTAATACTAGATGCAAAATATGAATTATCTTATGATGAAATTGCTGAAACATTAGGCGTGTCTATTGGAACTGTGAAATCTAGGCTACATCGCGCTCGTGCACGAGTTTCAAAAATATTATCGGAGGATGAATTATGA
- a CDS encoding antibiotic biosynthesis monooxygenase family protein translates to MFIETKTITVKEGTSDLVVQRFSGEGIIEKFEGFIDLSVLVEKVRRGDEEVVVMIRWESEEAWKNWETSEEHLAGHRASRGKPKPDHILKSEHAVYYVKSSKSAYQQS, encoded by the coding sequence ATGTTTATCGAAACGAAAACAATTACAGTTAAAGAAGGAACTTCAGACCTTGTTGTTCAGCGTTTTTCTGGAGAAGGTATTATTGAAAAATTTGAAGGGTTTATCGACTTAAGTGTTCTTGTTGAAAAGGTGAGAAGAGGGGACGAAGAAGTCGTAGTTATGATTCGCTGGGAATCTGAAGAAGCATGGAAAAACTGGGAGACAAGTGAAGAGCATTTAGCAGGGCATAGAGCAAGTCGCGGAAAACCAAAACCGGATCATATTTTGAAATCGGAGCATGCGGTATATTATGTGAAATCATCGAAATCTGCTTATCAGCAGTCTTAA